tgacatgtactcacgattaaatactcttgtcaatgaaattaatgccttaggtctcaatcaagttgaTGATGGGGAAATTAACTGCAAGattctccgaagccttcgcaaacccgactacaacatcatcaacacgatcttgcaaaaggaagacttggtcaagcttacaccaaaccaagtcatcaatcaaatcatcgcccatgagtatagtatggggatgacaaagaagaaagagcaagagtccacctcttcttcaagcaaaaagagtctcgccgccaagcactcatgcaagcatcaaccaaggcgacaagactcatcaagctcaaatgaaagtgaacaagaagaagaggatgacgaagatagtgatgatgaatcaagttcaagtgatgaagaatacccaagggccgtgctataccacaaccgcaagattgccaagcatgtacatgagctctatgagcttgggtacaaaacactcattaaagggagtgcggttgggatagagaagatggcgaagaaaaagaacaagtcaagagcccaagctctctccgccatccatTGTGAATCGGCTAAAAGCTGATGAATCATATTCGGTTAGCCAAACAGTCCACATAAACCAAACCATCATCATTGATAAAAATTTCTTCCCCCCACAAAAATATGCTATGTCATGCAAAGAGTGAGTGTGAGCTTCCAGGTATGTCTCAAAGCATTTACAAGTGCTAGCATGTATATACAGTGAGGGTATAGCATAAAGACACCGCATAGAAAAGCTCAAAATAATATATCTATATTAGAACATGAGCAagcaatttttaggattttcaaaataaaaagcatcaccacttagcccaaccaactagtacattaaagcatgacaagcaaaaaccagcaagtacctatgtaaggatcgatggaccaagagggggggtgaattgggcctttttcaatttctaaaacaaggtaaagcaaccttaacctatgcaatactagtagggcaccaattcaccaaccggataactaagctacctacacaagctaagagagataaaaacaaagtaaagcctagcaaggtagagctaagttatgatctctaagtcaagcacatgagtaaattgcatgaaagaaaatgcttgaataaagagagtggacaagagacgaccggattttttcccgtggtgtcgatgtgttggcacacacccctagtccacgttgtgacactcactaagagtcttgtcacctcccatgtcaccgagacttgggcgctcactaagagtctccgttcaccatctcggcgtggtggagctcaagccacgtacaatcttcttctccgggctcccacaatccttggcaagctccgcgagaaacaccccgatcaccaagatcgcctaggtgatgccaatcaccaagagtaacaagctaaggccttcacttgagcaagaaccgatcaccaagaacggatgcacactagcttctctctactcaagtccttaatcttgcttcttgattgattgaaaacacaagtatgtgaatgatgaagctcaatgtggctcttaactatagtatgagtgtatggatgttgcctggtgtcaagagtgggcgaaatgacccattggaggggtatatataggcagctcacacaaatagagccgttggagaaaagctgccagaaaactgcgtagcgccggttaatccgacgtccctccatttgtcatcgtcggtttaaccggtgaatgtaaactgcctcttctgaaaactagccgttacaacttgggcagattgaccgacgtatcatcggtttaaccggtgagtgtagttgtccactgatcaactgaaaaaccaagtctctggacaaatgcaccgacgttaactcaaacctatcgtcggtttaaccggtgagtacaacttttgaaatccactgaaaaaccatctcactggtcaattgcaccgacgtcttgattcaaacagcgtcggttaatccggtgaatagaacttgaattgccctggaaaaaccaactctggactaatgcaccgacgttaaattcaaacacgtcggtttaaccggtgtattgaatttgtccagattctgctgacttcgtttaaccgacgtatagaaaattgagagcgtcggttaaactggtgtatagactttttctgattttgtcttttctgatttgagtcttgaatgaaatccaaatattcttgagatatagtttgagaaccacttatttgaacttctagaaacctgagtgaccatagtgtgcatccattttcaaatgaccatgtccatgctcaagttactaagccttaacccctcttaatagtgcgatcactacaaaactataaaacctatactaacctaagtgtccttctcaaccttgtgacacttaggactagaaagatccttagctttgacatatataagttgaaaaccgagatcgccttttagaatgaccgaaattgaggggcctcttttgacatatgaccaaatgagcgataatgatctattaagctgcacaaactcattagtcacaataatggttgtcattaatcaccgaaacataccttgagggcctagatgcttacaacctACACCAGTGAGCTCTCTCCGATACAAGGATCTTTTAACAAGCTTGATTACTCACGCCCTCAGGTCTTGCAGGTTAAAACATATTGCATTTGAAACTCAAACAAGCCTTTTGTTCTGTGCCAGGGGTTATTTGCTTGTCAGGCCACTTCTTACCAACCAATGCTAAGCCTAGGTCCGTtgaaccatcagaagcttaaagcaaggtTTTGGTCATTCACAGCCTAGTCCAAGTTCATGCTAAAGTGCAATAGCAAGCAGTCCCGAACTAGATCGGTgagacaaaacaaacccacctggatcttttcattataGCACAGCATGGACATCATTCAGATTTTAATGTAATTTAGCACAAGATTATCATATTTGCATTGAGACTCGAGCTGCATAAATGATTCCAAGAAAAGGATATAGCTACCAGGCATGTACAAGATAATAAAAACAAAGtcagcctacacatactagtagccaagtaaagcggtgaccatatttcagattttcaaaagaataaaagccatgctcggtatcagatattcaacatattcaaatgagcctaaccacacatggtcactagcatccacacctcaaaatatatacacgaaacacaagtagaagctactaagcatacaaggaagctagtgcaagtgataaACACATATACTGTATGATGATGCAATGGTGGGTTTGAATATTACCAATCAAATTGGATGTTGACGAGCCGATGGTTAAAACCCCGCCTGGTCCGTACTTGCCATAATGCATTCTCATCACAACTATCGGCTGTTAGAAAGCCGAACATCTGTAACCTAAAGTCCAATCAGGACATCTGTTGTCGTAGAGAGCTCTTCAAATGCTTTGTCCACGTGGATGAAGCAACCGATGTTGATCGCATCGAAGGAGCACAGAAGCTGAATCAGGCGGCTGATTCGACGAATGCCCTGACCCTCTATCCGCGGGGGTCGGGCAAGACGGACCCTGTCCATAGGGGTTGGGCGAGGCGGACCCGTCCGTAGGCAACGAATGCCCTGACCCCGTAGGAGCCGAATTCGCCGATGTCGATGGTGTCGTAGGAACGGGAATAgccgatgatgatgacgatgcaTAAGTACTGTTAGCCGGATCGATCGGCTAATGTATCAGACACTCCCACGCCCACATGGGAGCAGAAAGTAGCCGATGTCGATGGTGTCGCAGGAACGGGAATagccgatgacgatgacgatgcagaAGTACTGTTAGCCGGATCGATCGGCTAATGTATCAGACACTCCCACGCCCACATGGGAGCAGAAGTAGCCGATGTCGATGGCCGGAACTGCGAAGGAGCGGAAGTAGCCGATAGCGAAGAAGCTGTAGGAGCACCGGCGGTAGTTCTTCATCCGGACGAAATTTTTTGTATGGGTCTCCATATTTCATCACCAAATCGTGCCAAAatgtgtttattctgtgaggccagtggaaaAGACCAGTCtcaatccattttttgtcgcttcgatccgatcacagtcttccagggcgatccctgagatcggctcttgtccttctgcatcccaagcatgcatgtctgcgagcgagacctcgctggaatcatctgcagggaccacttctacttcatcgccatcccattggacgaggtactaatgcattgtggaagggatacaacagttggcatgaatccagtccctcccaagcagcactgtgtacgtactcttgctgttaacgatgaagaacgatgttggtacagtcttgcggcccactgtcagttccacattaagaacccccgtcgcctctgatggctgtccattgaagtcattaagcatcacattggtcttgatcagatcggaaGAAGAACGAcacaatcggcgcagcacagagtatggcatcaggttgactgcggcaccagtATCGACCAACATcatgttcacaggcttgccattgatgaagcccttgagatataaccccttcaggtgcttgtagctcttctccttgggcttctcgaaaatgattggccgtgggccgagatccagctgcgcgatggccaattcctccggttggggtgaccgaaactccgatgggagcacgaacaccatgttcacatcagccgatggcttctcatcggcttttgtctgcttggggcgccactcttttctcggagggcgcctttcctcccttcACGGCcgtctgacttgctccgcgagattcggatgcgctttcctcagcacgttgAGGTACTtcgcttctgcctcttccagattgcgcaggcgctgcaccctgcgcttctgtgagcgattaagcccgtcaggacactaccgtggacgatggtacctgtcttcttcttctggctcggaatcacccctggatggccgcctcacacggtcatcatgacgtgttctgggccctaaacgctggaacaccgatgttttatcctgctggcgtcctcgaggcctgcactccaagcaatcatctatagtaggcaatcggctcatgccggaattccagcaaTACCAAAAGAACGGGTAGTgctagtggtcgcgtatagcctggcgtcttcCCAGTgccctccctgtgcggtgctcgtactcgtcctcctccgactcATATCGgtggcgcaacttgtactggtactggtatttttccagaagccgattagaagctggaagctgattgcggatgtgacgcacctgcTCTTTGGTCACATGTTGCTGTTCCAGTTCgcgttcatcctgcggccgtttgctagaagcggcctctctcctctgcttgtcatggcggcgcacgggtcccaccatgttgatctggaatgccaaatcctggccctcggatccgaagtctgacagctccaccatgttagcttgtgggaagggctttgtgtcaaccttcatcgtgtgttgagccaggattaatcggccttgctcgatagccgattgtatctgacgacgtagctccttgcattcacccgtggaatgagtgaacgagtggtgccatttgcagtacagtcttccctgcagctcttgtgccgtcggtaacttgtgattctctgggagcttcagctgtttttctttgaggagcagatcaaatatctgctctgctttggttacgtcgaagtcgaagcccttcacaagcccctgctgtttgacccacttgcacgggacagggtttgccccccgagtccactctgccacggccaatTCTTACTCTtcaccagagtcatcagattcttccgcctgggccatgtttacatggcgtttgaacttgtcctggtacagctcaggatggtaatgctcgtatgctgtaagcttctgcaccaggtgcgccagagatgtgaactccaactgaaaagccgcatccttgatcggcttagcgagtcccaggacagccagatcgactgcctccttctctgtgatgcgcgacgagtagcatcggttcttgacctccctgaagcgttgtatgtactctgacacagtctctcctcgcttctgcctgacttgggcgaggtcggcaattccagcttcggcagcctccgaatggtactggtatggaattgatcttcgagctgcctccaagttcggatcaaatccggagccagtgatgcataccacccaaaagctgggcctgtaagggattggccgaagaaccggaccctcaacggatccgacactgagatcatcccaagctgcgttaagtatcggctcacatgctcgatggagctggctccttctgacccgttgaacttggtgaactcgggaagccgatacttgggcggcagtgggatcaagtcataatcacttggatacggcttggaatagccgatcgcttttctctttggcaggatgccgaactggtctctcagtattgcactgacctgctccacactaagaactcttGGGGCCGAtagctcagcactcggcccagtagcgtactttgccagccatgcttgtttctccgcgtctgctctagaagctcctgggtttgccatctgcaccgagcgtgttggattgacgctgtcagggatgtaggcgcacgtgtagccgtgcgggatctccttgggtggctcggtgaggaattggccttctccaggatcgccgccgatcttgtggacgacgtagatcggcgaattttgtggtcttggggccgcaaacgagaacggcaataccggtctagaatgcagtgcagcttcctctgtgtgactccccagggttggccctgatggagagtactggttcttgattatctcctggatgacgcgatgtgccatgcgctcgagctcgttcatcaggctctgagaatgccgatgaagcgcatgggccaccatgtagttcatctcctgacgcagggccctggtgcgctcctctgatggtacagacaaatccacgttgtcgagagcgccttcaggcgagaaccccttccacctgatgccatggttgcgggtcctctcaaaagagccgatgagatcggcttccagcagagctttgatctcatcacacttcttcttgtgttcaggagagagctcttcatacgtgatgggcttgggagcgggttcttgatcttgagctccggtcattgttgcagtggacgttgttgccgagaagggtcccaccaggcgtgccagaatgtgttgttagtcgaaacccaccggcgagcagcgacgggcaacacgaagagccgggaggtcgccggggcgctggcaggcactgctccctcgtcgacggcccacaattccgtcacgcacctggagaatgtgtgaaagccaggcgtgccacctgacctatacccgatcaggagggtgcagacgtgctccgaacagtttcctgcgcacaaagacacgtgtaaatgtaagtccgagccgtggtcggctccccgggacgactcttgcatcgtcTTTAAAGAGCCAATCgcgtcccggtgtcagatgggatctgattgtatccagatatgataaataaaacaaataattatgaaactgcttcaattaaatctaattaatctaatccacgatggtaacagcttcactgctagatcggaacatcctacacgtgactaggcctaatgaatgtAATAGATAACTGAACCATAActcaaaacagaggcctaagaactagcaagagccgattcccggaacaatccctattaaggctaagataaagcatctactacaccactggatcatccaatccgtttgcaaggcctaacctagcagatattacgcaggctcctaagataagagcaaaccataacagattagatctactagacataaaagaagcagggtgttgcctctgtgcgactaattctatacgacaagaactagcataagattgaaacgtgactgcacagagacaacatgatattcgtagatgataagcaacaaagcacaatggatttactaaaagccatgctacgaacatcaggataactagtactactcgccataaaaaacgcttcagtacgagttataaaggtaaaagcaagaacaatgctgccctgatcgcgagaagcgatcagggcaacatggcacttacttggatgaaaccctaggattaggggtggcgatgcgccgagagttgttgtttgcgagacgtgatgacgctctccctttacaaatgtcatagagtacatatttatagtccggagacttcttgccgtgcaaggcaacctctaaactctttcctaaacgaagactagagatagattacaactcaataaagactcgaagattagataacatgacctggactcttccctccaccggtccagatcttcatgaagcttccaaataccagccgaaacatgccgtataattgtggcagattctggtcgtcctattgtttcggcagtttccgtcaactccgagcgaatctggacgtgattccagttgtattggaaagcttatctccttagctttccatgcatatctagaacgtccaaaacggattccatatgtggcctgggcgtccatttttgtgcggcctcttcctgcagtccgaaccagcctcgcgaatagactgggcttcaacatggattaggcccgtgaccccatctcagcttgacccttgagtgcccaattatcattgtatttggccaaacttatgatataagcctggccaagtggactcctttaccgtgggcttcttctgacatttggcctaccaatcctggtcaaattctggcgataacaaCTACACCACAAGAGAAGAGATATTATAATGCATAGAATTTTAATTTGGAAATGATTATAAATTCTCCTAGGGCCCTGAAAACCTTGAAGTAGTGTGACAAAAGAGCAGAGCAACACCCCCAGCAAGATGAATGCAGCCCTACCCATCTTGTCACATGTAGGATAGGGCATTTTAGAACTTAAAGGTTTCCTCGTTTTATTTCTCAGAAATAGCCATtggcattaaactcacttttttttgttttattgaAAGTCATTACTCTCACTTATGATTTCTCTGTTTTCTAGAATAGTTAATGAGTTCCCAGTGACACCACTAGAACCTTAATTTTGTGGCCCCAAGGCATATTGTCTCTCTACTATTGAAAAAACCACAAAGCACCATCACACACATCCCGTATGAAGGAACTCATACGTAGAGGCTGGGATGTTTTGTTTAATTCTGTTGCCTAATAAAAGGGAGCACTATAACATTCCACGACACCACCTGCATATATGTCGACCATCCATTTTCAACATCTATTAGCACCTCTCCCTTGTCACCTTGACCTACAATACCTCCATATTGATCGCCGCATGGTTGCTTCCATCTTCATCCTCTATTAACTAGCAAATGCCATCAATCGCCACCACCTCCATCACAAGCACCTAAAGAGAATGAATACAAATGCATATTCCTTTGGTATGTCTtactttatttgttttaatGTTACTTTTGGTATACCCCTAGTACTTTTAAATGGTCAAAGGGTTGGCATTAATGTTACTCCCTCAATTCCTACATTTTGTCTTTATAAGTCAAACTTTTCTAATTTTAAACAATTCTTTAGAAAATATATTAACACCTACAAGACCAACTAAGTGCACTATAAAACAAATTTCTTAGTTGATTTAATGAAACTAATTTGATGTTGTAGATTTTTGATGTATTTTTCTATAAACCTAGTAGAAGTTAGAAAAGCttaagccaattttaaaagtgttacaatttgaaatggagaATAAATGTTACATGCACCTATGAACAAATTCGTGAAATGTTCAAATGAAGCATTTTGATGCAACACATGAAGATTACAATTACTTACAGAGGGAGACGGCACAAATTAGGCAAGATCAGTCTTATTCAATACATTGCTTTGATGTtctgagaagaaaaaaaaacatcgcCAAAAGTCACAAATATAGACATTTTCTTGCAGGCTTAATTGTAATCATAAAATGTTCCGGTGCTTCTTcctaaataataatataattaacTTGCTGTGTATTAATTACTTTATGCAAAGGAAATGATTTGATCACCGAGGACGAGGATGGTAATAGACTAGAGTATCTCGTCAGGCTGCTCGAGGTTTTTGCGATCGGTGACGCCGAAGGAGCTAGCACCCAAGCTACGACAGCTGATCATCCCGTCTTCTGCACCAAGTTCATTCTCGACTCGGGAGCTTCTACGCATGCCACGGGAAACGCGTCCCTGTTTCCGTGGCTGATCCCAGTACGACAGGGCGGCGAGGTTCGTGCTGCCAATGGGCATCAGCTAGCAGTTCGCGGCTTTGGGCCCGTGGTCATGGAGAACTTCAGGGTGAACAACGTCCTCTATGTTCCTGGCCTCACCTGCAACGTCATCTCTTTGTCGAGGCTTATCAAGCTCGACTACAACGTGATGTTCTCCCGCTCGGGGTGCCTGATCAAGGACCTCAGGACCGGTGAGATAGTTGGGAACGCCCGCCTTGTTCAGGGGATATACCAACTCGATCGGCTGGAGATTCCAATGGACAGGGCCCCTGCAGTGGCGCCATAGGCGCACCAGCAGCATCTTGCAGAGACAGGCAAATGAGCATTCATAATCGGCTTGTTGAATGCTGTGATTGTGCCAGTCATTTATCTGTATGCATGTGTATTTTGTGTCTCTGATGTCATTGATTGCGTCCATGTCAATTGTAGCGGGACCCGGGCGGGTTTATCAATATGAATGAAACACATACCGTATAAATATACAATTGAGGTTGTTGCATTGGGATGAAACTATTTTGTTCTCTTCATTAAATATTAGCCATCATACCATCATTTATGCTAATGTGGATATTTATATATGTATTCACAATAAAACTACCATTGAGAAAGGTTTAGAAAGAAAAATAATCTGCAATGTGTGCTTGTattgaaaaataataatagtgaactaaggccctgtttagttcccaaaatattttctacagtatccgtcacattaAATCTTttcacacatgcatggagcattaaatgaagttgaaaaaaataactaattatgtaatctaactgattagcacgagatgaatcttttaaacctaattagtctatgattggacattatttgtcaagtaacaacgaaatgtgctacagtaccaaaacccaaacttttccaccaactaaacacaccctaagtaAAACTCATCTTGTAAGGTTTCTTGTGGTCGGAACCTATCCATTAGGGTTAGAATCTTTGATTCGTCATTGGTGATTGTGTTTTGTGGATTTATTGTAGGATTTAGTTGGTGCTTTTCTTTCGGTAGGAGATGACGTATCCGTCGAAATTGAGCT
This genomic interval from Panicum virgatum strain AP13 chromosome 8K, P.virgatum_v5, whole genome shotgun sequence contains the following:
- the LOC120644117 gene encoding uncharacterized protein LOC120644117 produces the protein MDDDVTIVAPVDVSSFPSATVGIQAGGNDLITEDEDGNRLEYLVRLLEVFAIGDAEGASTQATTADHPVFCTKFILDSGASTHATGNASLFPWLIPVRQGGEVRAANGHQLAVRGFGPVVMENFRVNNVLYVPGLTCNVISLSRLIKLDYNVMFSRSGCLIKDLRTGEIVGNARLVQGIYQLDRLEIPMDRAPAVAP